The following are encoded together in the Salmonella enterica subsp. enterica serovar Choleraesuis genome:
- the mviM gene encoding virulence factor MviM has translation MTPVRIGVAGLGGIAQKAWLPVLSTLPGTHLIGAWSPTESRARPLCDTWRMPYYSSLAALAADCDAVFVHTSTASHFDVVSELLRAGVHVCVDKPLADELGKATQLVELAERRGLRLMVAYNRRFAPLYQALRAEVPNAFQLRLDKHRVDSIGPGDLRFTLLDDYLHVVDTALWLAGGALRLQHGSLTTSDEGEMVFASHHFSSGGLEISCSMNRRAGSGSERVELSGDGALIQVTDMSCWQEERGHGRTITPAASWQSHLEQRGFTGCARHFIECIANQTAPITSGEQALIALQIVDKLWRQAISE, from the coding sequence ATGACTCCTGTGCGAATTGGCGTTGCGGGGCTTGGGGGCATTGCGCAAAAAGCGTGGCTGCCGGTGCTCAGCACCTTACCCGGTACCCATCTTATTGGCGCATGGTCGCCAACCGAGTCACGCGCCCGGCCGCTTTGCGATACCTGGCGTATGCCGTACTACTCCAGTCTGGCCGCGCTGGCGGCAGATTGTGATGCGGTATTTGTCCATACCAGCACTGCAAGCCATTTTGACGTGGTTAGCGAGCTGTTGCGGGCGGGGGTACATGTCTGCGTTGATAAACCATTGGCTGACGAGCTGGGCAAAGCGACACAGCTGGTTGAGCTGGCGGAGCGTCGCGGCCTGCGGCTGATGGTGGCTTATAACCGCCGTTTTGCGCCGCTGTATCAGGCGTTACGTGCGGAAGTTCCGAACGCTTTCCAGCTTCGGCTCGATAAACATCGGGTGGACAGTATCGGGCCGGGGGATCTGCGTTTTACGCTGCTGGATGATTACCTGCATGTGGTGGATACCGCGCTATGGCTGGCGGGAGGGGCGCTGCGATTGCAGCACGGTTCCCTGACCACTAGCGATGAAGGCGAGATGGTGTTTGCCAGCCACCACTTCAGTTCCGGCGGTCTGGAGATCAGCTGTAGTATGAACCGCCGCGCCGGCAGCGGCAGCGAGCGAGTCGAGCTAAGCGGAGATGGCGCGTTGATTCAGGTCACCGATATGTCCTGCTGGCAGGAAGAGCGTGGGCATGGCCGCACTATAACTCCAGCGGCGTCATGGCAAAGCCATCTGGAGCAGCGCGGTTTCACCGGTTGCGCCCGCCATTTTATAGAATGTATTGCAAACCAGACCGCGCCTATTACCTCGGGAGAACAAGCGCTTATAGCGTTGCAAATAGTTGATAAATTATGGCGTCAGGCCATCAGTGAATAA
- the mviN gene encoding putative lipid II flippase MurJ — MNLLKSLAAVSSMTMFSRVLGFARDAIVARIFGAGMATDAFFVAFKLPNLLRRIFAEGAFSQAFVPILAEYKSKQGEEATQVFVAYVSGLLTLALAVITVIGILAAPWVIMVTAPGFADSADKFELTSQLLRITFPYILLISLASLAGAILNTWNRFSVPAFAPTLLNVSMIGFALFAAPYFHPPVLALAWAVVVGGILQLFYQLPHLKKIGMLVMPRLNLKDSGSMRVVKQMGPAILGVSVSQISLIINTIFASFLVSGSVSWMYYADRLMEFPSGVLGVALGTILLPSLSKSFASGNHEEYQSLMDWGLRLCFLLALPSAVALGILAKPLTVSLFQYGKFTEFDALMTQRALVAYSVGLIGLIVVKVLAPGFYSRQDIKTPVKIAIVTLCMTQVMNLAFIGPLKHAGLSLSIGLAACLNASLLYWQLRKRKIFIPQPGWTSFLLRLIIAVVVMALILLGMMNIMPEWSQGSMLWRVLRLLAVVVAGIAAYFATLMILGFKVKDFARRTL, encoded by the coding sequence ATGAACTTACTAAAATCGCTGGCTGCGGTCAGCTCCATGACGATGTTCTCCCGGGTTCTGGGATTTGCGCGCGACGCGATTGTGGCGCGCATTTTTGGCGCCGGAATGGCGACAGACGCCTTTTTCGTTGCCTTTAAACTGCCTAATTTGTTACGGCGTATTTTCGCTGAAGGGGCTTTTTCTCAGGCATTTGTTCCTATCCTTGCTGAATATAAAAGCAAGCAGGGCGAGGAAGCGACTCAGGTGTTTGTGGCCTATGTTTCTGGCCTGCTGACGCTGGCATTGGCGGTGATTACCGTTATAGGTATTCTGGCCGCGCCGTGGGTCATCATGGTGACCGCGCCGGGCTTTGCCGATAGCGCCGATAAATTTGAGCTAACCTCCCAGCTTTTGCGTATTACCTTCCCGTATATCTTGCTTATTTCTCTGGCTTCGCTGGCCGGGGCTATTCTTAATACCTGGAACCGCTTCTCGGTTCCGGCCTTTGCGCCGACGCTGCTTAACGTCAGCATGATAGGGTTTGCGCTGTTTGCGGCGCCTTACTTTCATCCTCCGGTGCTGGCGCTGGCCTGGGCCGTTGTAGTCGGCGGTATTTTGCAGCTGTTTTATCAGCTGCCGCATTTAAAGAAAATAGGCATGCTGGTGATGCCGCGCTTGAACCTAAAAGACAGCGGTTCAATGCGTGTGGTAAAGCAGATGGGGCCGGCTATCCTTGGGGTTTCTGTTAGCCAGATCTCGCTAATCATCAACACCATCTTCGCCTCATTCCTGGTTTCCGGCTCGGTCTCCTGGATGTACTACGCCGACCGTCTGATGGAGTTTCCATCCGGGGTTCTGGGCGTGGCGCTGGGCACCATCCTGCTGCCTTCTCTGTCTAAAAGTTTTGCCAGCGGCAACCACGAAGAGTATCAGAGCCTGATGGATTGGGGGCTGCGTCTGTGCTTCCTGCTGGCGCTGCCGAGTGCGGTGGCGCTGGGGATTCTGGCTAAGCCGCTAACCGTATCGCTGTTCCAGTATGGGAAATTTACTGAATTTGATGCGCTGATGACCCAGCGGGCGCTGGTGGCCTACTCCGTCGGGCTTATTGGCCTTATTGTGGTGAAAGTGCTGGCGCCAGGTTTCTATTCTCGCCAGGACATTAAAACGCCGGTAAAAATAGCTATCGTTACTCTGTGCATGACTCAGGTGATGAACCTGGCATTTATCGGCCCGCTGAAGCATGCCGGTTTGTCGCTGTCGATTGGTCTGGCGGCCTGTCTTAACGCTTCTCTGCTTTACTGGCAGCTGCGCAAGCGCAAAATCTTTATTCCGCAGCCGGGATGGACGTCGTTCCTGTTGCGACTGATTATTGCCGTGGTGGTGATGGCGCTGATTCTGCTGGGGATGATGAACATCATGCCTGAATGGTCACAAGGCAGTATGCTGTGGCGCGTGTTGCGCCTGCTGGCGGTGGTGGTTGCCGGCATTGCCGCTTACTTTGCGACTCTGATGATTCTGGGCTTCAAGGTGAAGGATTTCGCACGCCGCACCCTGTAA
- the yceH gene encoding UPF0502 protein YceH, whose amino-acid sequence MKYQLNSLEARVIGALLEKQVTTPDQYPLSLNGVLAASNQKSNREPVMELSEREVQETLDELVRKHFLRTASAAGSRVVRYEQRFCNSEFGNLRLSPGEVALVTTLLLRGPQTPGELRSRCSRMHEFSDMASLEQVLEGLASREDGPFVVRLAREPGKRESRYAHLFGDGSPAASAEPLAADDGPDAAEAASLRQRVEHLESEVAELRDRLDSLLAHLGE is encoded by the coding sequence ATGAAATATCAACTTAATAGCCTTGAGGCGCGGGTTATTGGCGCGTTGCTGGAAAAACAGGTAACCACCCCGGACCAATATCCTTTGTCATTGAATGGCGTATTGGCGGCATCTAATCAGAAGTCTAACCGCGAGCCGGTCATGGAGCTGAGCGAGCGTGAAGTCCAGGAAACGCTGGATGAGCTGGTGCGCAAACATTTTCTGCGTACTGCAAGCGCCGCCGGAAGCCGGGTAGTGCGCTATGAACAGCGCTTCTGCAATTCTGAGTTCGGAAATTTGCGTCTATCTCCAGGAGAAGTGGCGCTAGTCACTACTCTGCTATTACGCGGCCCGCAGACGCCAGGCGAACTGCGTAGCCGCTGCTCGCGGATGCATGAGTTTAGCGATATGGCCAGTCTGGAACAGGTGCTGGAAGGATTAGCCAGCCGTGAAGATGGCCCCTTTGTAGTGCGTCTGGCCCGTGAACCGGGTAAGCGGGAAAGCCGTTACGCCCATCTGTTTGGCGATGGTTCTCCGGCTGCGAGCGCGGAGCCGCTAGCGGCTGATGACGGGCCAGATGCGGCAGAAGCTGCCAGCCTGCGTCAGCGGGTGGAGCATCTGGAGAGTGAAGTGGCGGAGCTGCGTGACCGGCTGGACTCCTTACTGGCTCACCTGGGAGAATAA
- the rimJ gene encoding ribosomal-protein-alanine acetyltransferase, whose translation MFGYRSNVPKVRLTTDRLVVRLLQENDAWRLADYYATNREFLKPWEPVRDESHCYPSGWQARLGLIGEMHKQGTAYYFALLDPDEKEIQGVANFSNVVRGAFHACYLGYSLGEQSQGKGLMFEALTSAIRYMQRTQRIHRIMANYMPHNKRSGDLLARLGFEKEGYAKDYLLIDGVWRDHVLTALTTPNWSQGR comes from the coding sequence ATGTTTGGCTACCGGAGCAATGTGCCCAAGGTTCGCCTCACCACTGACCGGCTGGTGGTGCGGCTGTTGCAGGAAAATGATGCCTGGCGGCTTGCAGATTACTACGCCACTAACCGGGAGTTCCTTAAACCCTGGGAGCCGGTGCGCGATGAGAGCCACTGCTATCCTTCCGGCTGGCAGGCGCGCCTGGGGCTGATTGGCGAAATGCACAAGCAGGGGACGGCATATTATTTCGCCTTACTCGATCCGGATGAAAAAGAGATTCAGGGCGTCGCCAACTTTTCTAATGTGGTACGGGGCGCATTTCACGCCTGTTATCTGGGGTACTCCCTGGGAGAGCAAAGCCAGGGCAAAGGGCTAATGTTCGAGGCGCTGACCAGCGCTATCCGCTACATGCAGCGCACCCAGCGTATTCACCGCATCATGGCTAACTATATGCCGCACAACAAACGCAGCGGCGATTTGCTGGCGCGTCTTGGGTTTGAAAAAGAGGGATACGCCAAAGATTATCTGCTGATTGATGGCGTCTGGCGCGATCACGTATTAACGGCATTGACGACCCCCAACTGGAGCCAGGGTCGATAA
- a CDS encoding glutaredoxin 2, with translation MKLYIYEHCPFCLKARMIFGLKNIPVDIQVLANDDEATPIKMIGQKMVPILQKDDSRYMAESMDIVHYVDKLDGKPLLTGARNPAIETWLRGVNGYVNRLLLPRFVRTPFEEFATPASRASFQARKEATLGSFDEHMAHSAGLIKNISADLRALDKLIVQPNAVNGELSEDDIDLFPLLRNLTLVAGVDYPTRVAAYRDNMATQTQINLLSSKAI, from the coding sequence GTGAAGCTTTATATCTATGAACACTGCCCGTTTTGCCTGAAAGCACGCATGATCTTCGGTTTGAAAAATATTCCGGTGGATATCCAGGTACTGGCTAACGACGACGAAGCCACGCCGATTAAGATGATCGGCCAGAAAATGGTGCCGATACTGCAAAAAGACGACAGTCGCTATATGGCTGAAAGCATGGATATCGTGCATTACGTAGATAAGCTGGATGGGAAGCCGCTGCTGACCGGCGCGCGCAACCCGGCCATTGAAACCTGGCTGCGGGGCGTGAACGGCTATGTCAATCGTCTGCTGCTGCCGCGTTTTGTCCGTACACCGTTTGAAGAGTTCGCCACGCCTGCTTCCCGCGCCAGTTTCCAGGCCCGCAAAGAGGCAACTCTGGGTTCATTTGATGAACATATGGCCCATTCGGCCGGGCTTATCAAAAACATCAGTGCCGACCTGCGCGCACTTGATAAGCTGATCGTGCAGCCTAATGCCGTCAACGGGGAGCTATCGGAAGACGATATCGACCTGTTCCCGCTGCTACGTAATCTCACTTTAGTGGCTGGCGTTGACTATCCAACCCGGGTCGCGGCTTATCGCGACAATATGGCCACCCAGACGCAAATTAACCTGCTGTCATCAAAAGCAATCTGA